The nucleotide window GTGGCCCTGCACGCTGTCCATCCGTTCGAAGTCCAGGCCGTCGAAGCGGAACAGGCCATGGGGCGAACTGACCCAGAGCCAGCCGTCCGGTGTCTGGGCAAACTGCACGACGTCGGCGGGCGCACCGCGCTGGCCATGCCACGCGGTATGCGCGTACTCGGTCAGGAGGTGCGAACTGGACCGGGCCGCCATGGGAAGGGCCAGGACGACGAGGAGCAGCCCGAGGCGGGCGTGGAATGGCGGCATATTCACGATGGCAAGACAATGCGCTAGTGTAACCTTGTTTGCCAGGCAATATCACTTTTGCAATCGGCGGCCGGGGGATGCGCGCCGCCGGCGCCAATTCAACCGGGGGCGGATGTATGGATGACGCGGTAGTCGTCGAAGGTGAAGCGTCGAAGGTGAAGCCTCGAAGTAAACCTGTTCGGGGCGAGAGGGATCGCCTATTTCACGCGCAGCTTGGCCAGCTTCGGATCGCCGGCCGGAAACGCCAGGCTCATGCCGCGCATCGTCTCGGCCAGCAGCGCCGCCACCGCGATATCGCGGTGCGGCTTCGAATCGGCCGGCACGATGTACCACGGCGCATGGGCCGCGTCGGTTTCGGCGATCGCCTTTTCATACGCCGCGTGGTATTCGGACCATTTCTCGCGGTGCTTCAAGTCTTCCGGATCGAACTTCCAGTGCTTCTCCGGATCGTCGATGCGGTCCTGCAGGCGCCGCCGCTGTTCGTCTTTCGAGATGTGCAGGAATACCTTGACGATGGTGGTGCCCGATTCGGCCAGCGTGCGTTCGAAGTCGCGGATCTGCGCGTAGCGGCAGCCCGCCTCGGGGCCGTCGATCCGGTCATACACGATCGGGTGCAGCACATCTTCGTAATGGCTGCGGTTGAACACGGCGATCTCGCCCTTGCGCGGCACCTGCAGGTGCACGCGCCACAGGAAGTCGCGCGCGGTCTCGGCCACCGTGGGCACGTCGAACCGTACCGGCCGCAGGCCCATCGGATTGATCTTGCGGAACAGCTGGTGCACGGTGCCGTCCTTGCCGGCGCAATCGACGCCCTGCAGCACCAGCAGCACCTTGCGCTGGTGCTCGGCGTACAACATCTCCTGCAAGGCCGCGATTTCCTTGTGCAAGCCCTTGCCGAACTGCCGGTCTTCGCGTTCGTCGCCGCTGCACAGCGGCGTCAGCGCGGCATCCTCGTCCACCAGCACGGGCCGGTCGCCGGCACGGAACAGTTTGCAGGCCTTCATCCATTCTCCCTGGGATAGCGCTGCGCGGCCACTTCGCGCAGCGTGGCAAGCATCGCTTCCGCCCCGGGCGACAGGCGATGCTGTTTGCGGGTGACGATACCATACAGGTCCATCGTCAGCCCCAGGTCATACGGCAGAACGGTGATCAGCCCCATGTCCAGGTAAGGCCGCACCAGTTCGGCGGGCAGTGCCGACACCATGCGGCTGCCGGCCAGCAGGTTGACGATGACGGGCAGCGCCATGGCTTCCACGGTGTCCGACGGCGGTTCCAGGCCATGCGACAGGAACAGCGCCGTCAGCCGGTCGCGCAGCACCGAGCCGGCCGGCGGCACGATCCACGGTTCCCCGGCCAGATCGGCAAGCGTCAGGCCGGTGCGAGTGGCGAGCGGGTGGCCGGCGCCGGCGATCAGGCTGTGCGGTTCGTCGGTGACCGGTTCGAAATGCAGTTCGCCGGCGGCGTGCGAGTCCTGCACGCGGCCGATCACGATATCCAGTTCGCCGGCGCGCAGCTTGTCGGTCAGCAGCTTGCTGGTGTCGACGGTGACGGACACGCGCACCCGCGCATGGCGCGTCTTGAGCAGCTTGATCGCATCAGGCAGCAGGCCGGCGGAAGGCGTCAGCACGGCGCCGATATTGACCTTGCCGGACAGGCCGGACAACAGTTCCATCACTTCCTGGTGCGCCGCATCCATCTCCGCCAGCGCGGCGCCGGCACGGCGGATCAGCACTTCGCCATACCAGGTGGGCAGCACGCCGCGTGGCAGCCGCTCGAACAGCTGCACATTCAGCGCGTGTTCCAGTTCGGCCAGCAGCTTCGAGGCGGCCGGCTGCGTGAGGTTGGCCGCCTGCGCCGCATGGAGGATCGAGCCATGGCGGCCAAGTTCCACCAGCAGCACGAGCTGGCGCATCTTCAGGTGGGAGCGGACGAATCGGTCGGAAAGGATGTCGTGCATGGGGACTGACACTGCGAACCAAAGGCATCACCTGGATCGGGATGCCATTACCGGGCAATTCCAATCACAGCCCTCTGCTTCTGGGTTGATCCTGCGGTGCTGGTGCACCGGCGGAGAAGGGCGTCAGCCATGATAGAGCTGCCACCAGCCTCCGTCAATCGTGATCTCCGTGGCACCGCGCGTTTGAAACTTCATGCAACTTCGATTGAGGCCAGCGCGCGTTGCAGGAGACGCAGACGCGATTGGACCCGTTGCTCCGCGTCCTCCAGATGACGCACCGACCGGGTCATATCGATTGCCAGCCGATCAAAGTCGTGCCCGATGATTTTCTGCAGCACTGCGGGCGTCTGCATGCTTGCCATTCTCTGCATATCCCGTCCCAGTAGAAATACGCCGGCCAGCTCCGGGTCGTACTCCCCCTCTTCGATGACGCCGTCTTCGCCGTACACCCGATCCTGGTTGCCGGCTGCAGTGTAGTTGTCGATCAAGTGAACAAGATCATAGGCGTCGCGCGGGTTCTCCCTTCCGCGATCCGACCATGCAACCAGTTTGAGAATGGCTAGACCCGCCAACGAAACGACCTTGCCGTCAAAACCAGGGGCAAATGTCACCAACTCCGCTGCGGCCAGAACATCGTCATAGCCAGCTACGTTCATGATGATTTTCATGTCCGGAGGCCACGCAATCTCACTCGTCCCCTGGGATACGCCGCCAAAGGGCACAAGGTCGAGCTGGTATTCCAGATCGCCTTTCTCGCCCTTGTAATAGAGGCGCTGCTGCAGGATTCCGGCTTCCTCGAAACTTCCCCGTGCCACAAGCCTCGTTCTCAGGGCAGCGAACTGGCTCCAATCTTTCACTGCCACGGCGAAATCCACGTCGCGCGTCGCACGGGTTGGGGCAAGGCCGAGTACATGGGTCAGCAAGATGTCGCGCGCCGTCGCGCCCACCAGCATGTAATCGATGTTGTCCGCTTGTGCCTCTTCCGCTACAGCACGAAGGATATCGACCGTCACCGGGTCTACTGGATGTTCAGGTCTTATCGAACGTGGTTTCAATGAACCGCTCCTTGATGATTTCTGCCGTCTCCTGTGTGCGCGGGTCCAGCATGGCCAGGAGTTCAGAATAGACCAGCAGCGGAGGTGCGACGTTGTCGGCCGATTCGGGCTGCCAATGCCAGAACTTTTCCAGCACCTCGATTTCACCATTCAGGTCAGGCTTGATCCGGTATTGCTTGGCCAGTGTCTTGATCAACAGCTCTCTGTCGGTGGCTTCGACATACAGCGTTTGCGTCACAGGCTTGAGGTAGCCGGTCATTTTTGCGGCCGCGACTTCCGCGCCCCAGGCAAACCCGGCATCTGAATGGAACGATTGCCACCAGTTGGGATCCGGGGCACTGAAACGCCTGCCATTCAGCTTGGTACGCAGCGTGGTGGGAAAATTGATCATCCACTCGTCCACCAGGCGGCGTCGCTCCAGCAGCTTTCTTCGCCCGGCTTTCCCTTTGTTGATGAGATAACCACGCCGCTCCAGATCTTCCAGCGCGTTATAGGCCGTACCGAGCGAGACCCCTGCATGGACCGCGATGTCCTTGAACGGCGCATTGACGAGTTCCGGCCTGGACAGCAAGGCAAAGACAACGCGCAGTCCTGCCGGATTCGTGAGGCCTCTGGGGGCATCGAAGGCGGGGCGCCTGTTGTCGTCCTTTTCGCCGCTAATAAGGATGAACAGTCCCGGCGCACGCAGGTAAGCATTGCCGCAGGTATCGATGAACTGCAACCCGATTGCCTTGCAGTGCTCGGCAAGGGTTCTGGACACATGGGGTGCGACCAGTAATCCTTGAGCGCCGACAGACTCGAGCTGCCGCCGGACCAGATCGAGTTGCCCCCTGCGGTCTACCAGGGATTTGCACTCGACCAGGTAACGGCTTGTGCCATTCTCATGTGCCAGATCGATACACGCGTCCGGTACATAGCTGCCGGGTTTGACGGGCTCGAGTTCTACCAGGTGGCCTTTGATGGCGGTTTTCTCTTGCAGCGCCGCCAAGGCAGCCATGACAAGTTCCTCCTCGGCCTGACCGGCACCGTCGCGGTAACGTGGCTCATTCATTAAAGACCCTCGTATTGTCATGCCCTATGGATGACGCCATGCTACACGTCCAACCGAGGTTTTTCAATTTATTTCAATTTTCACGGAACGTGAAATTTAGAAAAAATTGAATTTTCTGGCTCTGCTTGTCATTTCAGTTGCCTGCTCAGCCAATGATGGGTCACGCCGAGTGGAGTGAGCGCTGGTTCCAGGTCCATAAAGACACGCCGGGACCTGGGTTCCATTACTCCTTGCGCGGCGCCGGCGTGTGCTTGCGCCACGCATCGAGCACCGGCAGCGCACGGCCCTTGAAGTCGAACAGCGTGGTGTTCGACACGACGTTCGCGCCCGGCTTGCCGTCGGCGTCGCGCACCGCCCAGCCGGTGCCCGGCACTTCGATCATCACCGGATCCCAGTACAGCACGCCCAGCACGCGGTCGGTACGGCGCAGGGCGCCCAGCAGCTCGTCGATGAACGCGGCCTGGCCTTCCGGGGAACTCATCG belongs to Pseudoduganella albidiflava and includes:
- a CDS encoding PPK2 family polyphosphate kinase, with translation MKACKLFRAGDRPVLVDEDAALTPLCSGDEREDRQFGKGLHKEIAALQEMLYAEHQRKVLLVLQGVDCAGKDGTVHQLFRKINPMGLRPVRFDVPTVAETARDFLWRVHLQVPRKGEIAVFNRSHYEDVLHPIVYDRIDGPEAGCRYAQIRDFERTLAESGTTIVKVFLHISKDEQRRRLQDRIDDPEKHWKFDPEDLKHREKWSEYHAAYEKAIAETDAAHAPWYIVPADSKPHRDIAVAALLAETMRGMSLAFPAGDPKLAKLRVK
- a CDS encoding LysR family transcriptional regulator encodes the protein MHDILSDRFVRSHLKMRQLVLLVELGRHGSILHAAQAANLTQPAASKLLAELEHALNVQLFERLPRGVLPTWYGEVLIRRAGAALAEMDAAHQEVMELLSGLSGKVNIGAVLTPSAGLLPDAIKLLKTRHARVRVSVTVDTSKLLTDKLRAGELDIVIGRVQDSHAAGELHFEPVTDEPHSLIAGAGHPLATRTGLTLADLAGEPWIVPPAGSVLRDRLTALFLSHGLEPPSDTVEAMALPVIVNLLAGSRMVSALPAELVRPYLDMGLITVLPYDLGLTMDLYGIVTRKQHRLSPGAEAMLATLREVAAQRYPRENG
- a CDS encoding nucleotidyl transferase AbiEii/AbiGii toxin family protein, which codes for MTVDILRAVAEEAQADNIDYMLVGATARDILLTHVLGLAPTRATRDVDFAVAVKDWSQFAALRTRLVARGSFEEAGILQQRLYYKGEKGDLEYQLDLVPFGGVSQGTSEIAWPPDMKIIMNVAGYDDVLAAAELVTFAPGFDGKVVSLAGLAILKLVAWSDRGRENPRDAYDLVHLIDNYTAAGNQDRVYGEDGVIEEGEYDPELAGVFLLGRDMQRMASMQTPAVLQKIIGHDFDRLAIDMTRSVRHLEDAEQRVQSRLRLLQRALASIEVA
- a CDS encoding type IV toxin-antitoxin system AbiEi family antitoxin, which encodes MNEPRYRDGAGQAEEELVMAALAALQEKTAIKGHLVELEPVKPGSYVPDACIDLAHENGTSRYLVECKSLVDRRGQLDLVRRQLESVGAQGLLVAPHVSRTLAEHCKAIGLQFIDTCGNAYLRAPGLFILISGEKDDNRRPAFDAPRGLTNPAGLRVVFALLSRPELVNAPFKDIAVHAGVSLGTAYNALEDLERRGYLINKGKAGRRKLLERRRLVDEWMINFPTTLRTKLNGRRFSAPDPNWWQSFHSDAGFAWGAEVAAAKMTGYLKPVTQTLYVEATDRELLIKTLAKQYRIKPDLNGEIEVLEKFWHWQPESADNVAPPLLVYSELLAMLDPRTQETAEIIKERFIETTFDKT